From the genome of Papaver somniferum cultivar HN1 chromosome 2, ASM357369v1, whole genome shotgun sequence, one region includes:
- the LOC113352878 gene encoding uncharacterized protein LOC113352878: protein MQARLKRPMQQDPMINEQILRELEEIREMMTTRREGGRRQLDKAIEEAGKNPFARQIQLTGIPPKCNLPVFTNIFDGKTCAVQRIKAYVRSLLQWEYHDAVLCKYFPSRLSGEALKWFEGLPPGTIRLFNHLPSIFLGSYISNNVLRPGIEEVFGLRKRTNESLRSLTMRWRTMCSNMDGRVDERNFILAFINTLFATDLLYIQIFRIKNTISMTELREYQEEYIALEEKHNKMESYLSRIQVQKLGNASLLPKITNTVASTSQGKQEKVVVEY, encoded by the coding sequence atgcaAGCAAGGTTGAAAAGGCCAATGCAACAAGACCCGATGATAAATGAGCAAATCTTAAGAGAGttagaagaaataagagaaaTGATGACCACCAGAAGAGAAGGAGGAAGGCGACAATTGGATAAGGCCATTGAAGAAGCAGGAAAAAATCCATTTGCGAGACAAATACAGTTGACGGGAATACCTCCTAAATGCAATTTACCTGTGTTCACTAATATTTTTGATGGTAAAACCTGTGCGGTACAACGCATAAAAGCTTATGTGAGATCTTTATTACAGTGGGAATATCATGATGCGGTTCTATGCAAGTATTTTCCATCTAGATTATCAGGAGAAGCTCTGAAGTGGTTCGAGGGCTTACCCCCAGGAACGATAAGATTATTTAACCATCTACCGTCAATATTCCTAGGATCATATATCAGTAATAATGTATTACGTCCAGGCATAGAAGAGGTGTTTGGTCTGCGAAAAAGGACAAATGAGAGCTTGCGAAGCTTAACCATGCGATGGAGAACCATGTGCAGTAACATGGATGGTCGAGTAGATGAGAGAAACTTCATACTAGCATTCATTAATACACTCTTTGCAACAGACTTGCTGTACATACAGATATTCAGAATCAAAAATACCATATCAATGACGGAGCTACGCGAGTATCAGGAGGAGTACATTGCTCTTGAAgagaaacataacaaaatggaatCCTATCTGTCGCGAATACAAGTACAAAAGCTGGGGAATGCAAGTCTACTCCCAAAAATAACGAACACAGTCGCAAGCACATCTCAAGGAAAACAAGAAAAGGTGGTGGTTGAATATTAA
- the LOC113352877 gene encoding uncharacterized protein LOC113352877 produces MTKRTNLRREREIQRRIQEAEEREFQEVVRQNNHANQVRGRERYRTLHNQNEEIDGEQGGIIPQGREIARIPQERTEEDERYNDARMHARDERERRRRRRDEDEEQ; encoded by the coding sequence ATGACGAAACGGACCAACTTGAGGCGTGAAAGGGAAATACAGAGAAGAATACAAGAAGCTGAAGAACGAGAATTCCAAGAGGTTGTGCGTCAGAACAATCATGCCAATCAAGTGAGAGGACGCGAACGTTATCGCACGCTCCATAACCAAAATGAGGAAATTGATGGAGAACAGGGAGGAATTATACCACAAGGCAGAGAAATTGCAAGAATTCCACAGGAGCgcacagaagaagatgaaaggtATAATGACGCCCGAATGCATGCAAGAGATGAAAGAGAGAGGCGTAGAAGAAGGAGAGATGAAGACGAAGAGCAATAA